In Cyclobacteriaceae bacterium, the DNA window AATTTCGGAATGAAGCACGAAATTAAATTCCGTTTCCATATTTTGATATGTAAACTTAAGGGTATTCTCAGTACCTGCATAGGTTTGATAGAACGCTGTTCTCTGTCCAATTGCCTCGCCCCTGTATGAATGTATGAAAATCTTAATGTCCTTGGTTACATCCAGGTTTATTTTTTCCGTCCCAATCAGTATTCCATCTTTCATAATTGTGAACCTGTAGGGCTTGTGACCTATCACGGGTAAACGGCCCGACATTACAATTCGGCCAACAGTCAATACAATAATTCCAAGTATTCCCAGGTAGGTTGAGAACTCTTCGAGATCGAGTAAATAGAAAACAATTGATACAAGAAATATAATAATACCAATGTAGTAGACCTTCTCTTTAGAAAATCTGACGTCTCTCGTTTTTTGTTTATTCTCCTTAAAAATCTGAGAAGAGAATTCTTCCATACAAACTACTTGTTTGAGAACAAGAAATTAAAATCCTATTAAATTAATAAATTTCTCGTTTCAGTTACTTCGAAAGTTGTTTCCATGGTTGTAATTGCTCCTGTTAATGATTCCAACCCGGTAATACTGAGCAAAGCTGCGGATAGTCAATGCTCCAGTAATGTCATGATAGGTTGTATCATTTTGTTGTGAATAGGCATTCACAAAAAATGCAAGACAGATGGTCGTCAGTATAATTCTGCTCATTGATCACAAGCAATTGGCCTCTGAAATAAAAATAAACATTAAAAGGCAAAATCATAATTCGGTCTTAGCCTGGTCCGACGATCAAGCACAATTGCAGGAAACAAAGAAATCAGCTTTGCTCGTCTCTTTCAAAATAAGAAGGAAATACTAATCAACTTCCTTACGAACAATACCCCGATACCGGCCAGCAACTGAATCGATATCTGACGACTTGCCATTCAAAGCATTATCAAAGAAGGTATTTAGAATATCTACCGTCGCATGATGAGTCTCCCTTGGAATATTACCAAAATTTAAAAACCGTCCAGCAAGCAAACGAGTCGGCAATGCCAGCAGTAGCGGTGCATCCGTAAAACTATAATGGTCCGCTTCCACTATCTCGTATCTGTATCCACCCTCAAACTGTCTGAAGAACTTTTGATTTCCATTCTCATATCTCAGGAAACGATCACTTTGATCTTTCCTGCTTTCCAGCAACAGGAAAGGGCGTGGACCTGTTGGTTCTGGTAATTCACCATAGAGTGTTCCATCAATATTAACCGCAGCTTTGATCCGTGAATCAGAGGCCATGGCAAGACCAGCCGAAGCGCCACCCAATGAATGACCCGCTATACCAATTCGGTTTTGATCCAATGATGCTAATAAATTACTCGTTGAGTCTGTCGTATTGCCTAAGTGATTTATTACAAAACGTATATCTGCATTTCGCAGGTCGAGACGACGAATCATAAATTTATAGAGGTCAGGTTCATCCTTTGAGAAAACTTCGGTGGTCGTTACAATCCTGCCATCTGCAAGTTGCGCCACCGTAGCCTCATAGGGATGGTCGATAGCTAAAACAACATAGCCGTGACTGGCAAGGCCAGTTGCAAGACTTGTATAAAAGGCACGTGCTGCAACATTTCCTGTCAGGAAAATAATAACAGGCCATTGACGCTGTACTTTGGATATGGGTGCATTCAGCACTCCATGTGTTTCGATTTCATCATAGTGATAAAATATAAACTTTGGAATCCCACCAATTCTTTCAGGGAGATTATCCAATCCATCCAGATAAATTGAATGGACACCTTTTGCATTTTGATCGGTTGGATACCATGCCTGAACCACCACGTTTCTTCTGTCATCCGGATCTGAAGTGATTTGCTCTGGTCTGTCAAGATCGATCCAACGAAAAATTCTGGTTCCCACTGAATAAGAACCTTTGGGTTCAGTCATTTCCGGAATGGGAAGAACAATCGCCCAGGGAGCTATTGATATCAGAATCAAAAAGACCAGGCTCATCTGAAGGAGCCTTCGTTGTATTTTACTGTCAGATCTCCTTAATAAAAAGGCTATTGGCAGCAAAAGCAGTATTAGTAAATACGTCGGGAGATATTGCCAGTAAAAGCCTTCGAGTACAAACTGCACAATGGCCAGTACTATGATCACAGCAACAAGAGATCGTATAATACCGGTAATGCGTTTTGGAGCAACTATCAAACCTGATGCTATGATTATGGTTGCTAAAAAGAATACCAGGTTTATAATTTTCATATCGATAAAGGCACTTTATACGGGAGAGGACGACTGGGGAGGCGAAATGTTACTGAGGGGAGGTGAATTAATTTATCTCTTGATCATTATTGAAAAGATACAGGATCACCATATAGTACGTTTGCTTTAGAGGAAATACACATCACGGATGCACGGATAAGAATTAATACACTTTTGCTTCAGAAAAATGGATTAACACGGATGCAGCTAAAGCTGCGGAAGCATAACTGACAGTGTTTGCTTTAGATAAAGAGGCTGAAAGTTGAGTTTCAATTACAAAGTATTATAGCCCCAACGGGGGCGAGATTTATTAGCCCTGGCCACAGGCCAGGGTTTTCAAAGCAAACGTGCATTTAAGCCCCAAGGCGGGCGAGATTATGGTTTATAATTCGCCCATGAAAACAAGCATTACCTCACCTCAACATACATCTGAACAATATCAAGATACTCCCCCGTCACCTGCTTGATAGCCTTCACATGCCTCCCCTCTTCCACAAAGCCCAGATCTTTATAAAGTTTTATCGCATGCTCATTTGTAGCAAACACATTCAGATATACTTTCTCAATACTCTCATTGCCCTTCGCCCAATCCAGTAGTGCCTGGATCAACGCGCGACCGATTCCAATTCCCTGAAAGTCGGGGTGAACGCTGACACCAAACTCTCCCGTATGCGCATTCTTTATTTTCGTATTGGGCATAAAGAAAAGCAATCCAACAATCTGGTTGTCGAGCTCCGCCACCAATACATGTGACCTTGGGTTATCATTTAACGTCTTGATCCAGATCTTTTCATTCTCAATGGTGATCGTGTATTCTTCCACCGTTGTCAGTACCTGGTCGGTTGACTTAAACAATACCTTAGAATAGCTGATAATGCCGGCAGCATCCTGCTCAATGGGTTTTCTTACTATAAAAGTCCTGTTGTCTTTTGACTGGTGGGTGATTGCTTTCATTTCCTGTCGTCCTTAAATAATTACCAATATAAAAAATCACTTCTCACCCTGCCATGATCTAAGAATAGACATCTGCAGCGCATCCGGGTTTTCGATACGACCAAGCGTGAATTTTTTGCCCTGCTTCTTATCATCACCAACAGTTGGCACTTGCTCCAGCTTCAATCCTGCATAGCCCAAATATATACTATAATCAAGCTCACGAGTGGTGTACACATATTCAAATAGCCTTGCCAACGAGGATCCTGCAACTTCCTCACAGGTTTGTTCAAACTCAGCATCGGTAAATCCCCGCCCCTTCTCTTTGTAATATTTCCAATACAATACTTTCATCACATCGTCCATTGACTTTTTATTTTGTGTGGCATGACGAATAGCAAAATCCAAAAGCATTCCCACAACCGGACCTTTGTCGTAATAGGAAATAGATTTACCCGGCTCATCACCCTGCGTTCCAAACGGGCCGTCTTTCCATGTGTTGTAACTGGCCTGGGTCAGGGATTGATAGAAGCGTCCCGGATTATTCTCGTATGCATTGATGTTCTTTTCCAGATTATCAAGTAATTCACGCTCATCCATAAGTCCGGCTCTCCTTACAATTAAATATTCATAGTAAACAGACAATCCTTCGCTTACCCAAAGGAGATTTGTCTTACTTCCCTTTTCATAATCAAAAGGTCCGAGTTCAAATGGCCGGATGCGTTTTACATTGTAATGATGAAAATACTCGTGAGCCAGAAAATTCATCATCCTGTTGATGGTCGCAGCATTGCTGAGACTGGTTCCATCAAAGCTGACAGTGGTGTTGTTCAGATGTTCGATACCTCCCCTGCCCGGACCAATAGCAATGTAAGTGTATTGTTTAAATGGAATATCTCCGATGACAGCCACAGCGGCTTCTGTCGTTCGTTTCAACTTCTCCATAAAATCAACCTTATCAAAGGTTCCGAGCTTGTAGCCCATAAACCGATGTTCAATTCCATTTATTTTAAAGGAGGGCAGTACTTCAAGATTTCCAATCAGGATCGGACAATCGTAGAGGATATCAAAATTATCGACTGTGAAGTGATTGGCTTTATTGGTTGGTTCCAATCCTGTGGCAATAGTACTCCAGGGTGTGGTTGCAATTTCTACTTGCACAGGCAAGTGAAGAAACTCCTCTACATAGAAAAAAGAATTGGCAGGTATTAAATAAGCATGCTCACTGTCGACATAACTATTTGCCACAAATTGTTTGGTCGTCATCACATCATAACTCAGGATCATTGTTTTGCTTCTGATTCCTGAAATGCGTAATGTGTTATCACTTACCCGCTGAAAAGAGAAGTCTTTTCCCTTTTCATCTTTTATGAGAATATTTTCAACCGACTTTGCATAATCCATGATCTGATAATAACCCGGCATCCATTTGGGCATTTTCAAAACAAGGGTATCCTTATTCCAGCCTTGCGTGCGGAGTTCTACATGATACTTATGGGTAGCAGGCTGCGGCACCGAAACAGTGTAATTGATCAGAGGCATCTGCTGTGCCGGCGATTGGTTGGCCAGACACATGAGCCACGTTGTTATCAACAGAGAAATAATTTTCGTCATAAATGCTCAGCACTGATTTATAAAGCTTGTTTCTTTTTAACAGCCGGCAGCCACGTCATTATTATTTCTGCTATGATAAGAGGCACGAATGAAAAGAAATATTCATTCACTGTTCTTCTGAAGATCGGGTCTTCAATATTGCTGAATAAAAAGTCGAGGGGAACGATCCCGTCAATTCTCACGGTCACAAATGCAAGCGCACAAATGTAGCTCCTGATCACAAACTGTTTGTGAGCTTTTATGTTATGTTGTTTGATCGTGATCCAGGCGAACGCACTCGACACAATCATTAACACTGCCAGTAAGAATAAGGAGACGCGACAAGGCAGACAAGTGCTGATCAGTGAAATTCCCAATGCGGAGAAGCCGGCGAGACCAGCACCTATCAGGTATATCTTTCCCAGCAACCGGTGAATGTGAGTGAATTTATTTCTAAACCAGTTCCAGAATTGAACAGGTCCTAATAAAAGGATGAGCGTCCCGCCTGCCATGTGCAACGAAACCCAAAGTTGATTATGGAAAAAAGAGTCTCCGAATAGTGTGCTTCTGTAGCCAAGGAAATAAACAATGACGTTGTAATAAAAAAAATAGACTGACAGGCTGATGATCAGAAACCAGAAAACCCAGGTCAGTATTTTGATTGGTACGTCCATGTCAATAAAAATAAACATTAATAGACAAACTTGTCGCAACTAATGCTTTGTTGACAGCGATGAATATATCAATCAACTATTTCCCTTTTCTCCACTTTACTCACTTGCTCATGATCAAACTTTACTAGTAAGGAATTGAATTGCCAGCCGAATCCAGCTCCGGAAGTCCCTAAATCATACTCCCATACATTTGTTGTGTCCGTCCTGAAGTCTGGTGAGCCCAGGAGATTCAATACTTCTGCTTTGTTTTTATTCTTCA includes these proteins:
- a CDS encoding M61 family metallopeptidase yields the protein MTKIISLLITTWLMCLANQSPAQQMPLINYTVSVPQPATHKYHVELRTQGWNKDTLVLKMPKWMPGYYQIMDYAKSVENILIKDEKGKDFSFQRVSDNTLRISGIRSKTMILSYDVMTTKQFVANSYVDSEHAYLIPANSFFYVEEFLHLPVQVEIATTPWSTIATGLEPTNKANHFTVDNFDILYDCPILIGNLEVLPSFKINGIEHRFMGYKLGTFDKVDFMEKLKRTTEAAVAVIGDIPFKQYTYIAIGPGRGGIEHLNNTTVSFDGTSLSNAATINRMMNFLAHEYFHHYNVKRIRPFELGPFDYEKGSKTNLLWVSEGLSVYYEYLIVRRAGLMDERELLDNLEKNINAYENNPGRFYQSLTQASYNTWKDGPFGTQGDEPGKSISYYDKGPVVGMLLDFAIRHATQNKKSMDDVMKVLYWKYYKEKGRGFTDAEFEQTCEEVAGSSLARLFEYVYTTRELDYSIYLGYAGLKLEQVPTVGDDKKQGKKFTLGRIENPDALQMSILRSWQGEK
- a CDS encoding DUF2306 domain-containing protein, encoding MDVPIKILTWVFWFLIISLSVYFFYYNVIVYFLGYRSTLFGDSFFHNQLWVSLHMAGGTLILLLGPVQFWNWFRNKFTHIHRLLGKIYLIGAGLAGFSALGISLISTCLPCRVSLFLLAVLMIVSSAFAWITIKQHNIKAHKQFVIRSYICALAFVTVRIDGIVPLDFLFSNIEDPIFRRTVNEYFFSFVPLIIAEIIMTWLPAVKKKQAL
- a CDS encoding GNAT family N-acetyltransferase; this encodes MKAITHQSKDNRTFIVRKPIEQDAAGIISYSKVLFKSTDQVLTTVEEYTITIENEKIWIKTLNDNPRSHVLVAELDNQIVGLLFFMPNTKIKNAHTGEFGVSVHPDFQGIGIGRALIQALLDWAKGNESIEKVYLNVFATNEHAIKLYKDLGFVEEGRHVKAIKQVTGEYLDIVQMYVEVR